One part of the Solanum dulcamara chromosome 8, daSolDulc1.2, whole genome shotgun sequence genome encodes these proteins:
- the LOC129901022 gene encoding geraniol 8-hydroxylase-like has product MELPVLVVLFISFFLFIIKPYINSKSKKLPPGPAGLPIIGSLLELGSKPNQSLAELAKTHGPLMTLQLGSLTTIVVSSAEVAKEILHKHDETFSARIIPIAVASQPNPEATLAWVNGDHTWKKKRRFLSTQMFNNQRLDLLQELRHQKAEQLVSHIRSQCESGSAVDIGRIAFATTLNLISNTIFSIDLVDPEFKTAHEFKELVWTIMEDAGVPNLSDYFPVLKWLDLQGVKRRIRPAYLRLHEIFEENIEKRVQARAAGMTKKGDFLDILLDQCEDDGSGFGKTIKPLMVDLFIAGSDTSAITTEWAMAELLRKPEELNKVRQEIIQQIGTERTVKESDIDKLPYLQAVVKEAMRLHPAVPLLLPHKAQNDIQVLGFNVPKESQVFVNAWAIGRDPKSWKRPLEFLPQRFIKSSVDYKGRDFEFIPFGAGRRICPGMPLAIRMVNLMLASIIQPFNWKLPDGMAPEKLDMEEQFGVSLRKAIPLVAIPSMEEK; this is encoded by the exons ATGGAACTCCCCGTTCTTGTTGTCCTCTTCATCTCATTTTTCTTGTTCATCATCAAGCCATATATTAATTCTAAATCCAAAAAGCTACCACCAGGTCCTGCTGGTCTCCCAATAATCGGCTCACTATTAGAACTAGGTTCAAAACCGAACCAATCACTAGCCGAGCTAGCCAAAACACATGGCCCTCTCATGACTCTACAGCTCGGCTCACTCACCACCATAGTAGTTTCCTCAGCTGAAGTAGCCAAGGAGATTCTCCACAAACATGACGAAACTTTCTCAGCACGCATCATCCCGATCGCCGTTGCTTCCCAGCCGAACCCTGAAGCCACGTTGGCATGGGTCAACGGCGATCACACgtggaaaaaaaagagaagattcCTTAGTACGCAGATGTTTAATAATCAACGGCTTGATTTACTTCAAGAACTTCGTCACCAAAAGGCGGAACAGCTAGTGAGCCATATAAGGAGCCAGTGTGAGAGTGGCTCGGCTGTTGATATAGGACGCATCGCGTTCGCAACGACGTTGAATTTAATATCAAACACTATTTTTTCGATCGATTTGGTGGACCCGGAATTTAAAACGGCTCATGAGTTTAAGGAATTGGTATGGACAATTATGGAGGATGCTGGAGTACCCAACTTGTCTGATTATTTTCCGGTGTTAAAGTGGTTAGATTTGCAAGGAGTTAAGAGGCGTATAAGGCCAGCGTATTTAAGGTTACATGAGATATTTGAGGAAAATATTGAGAAGAGAGTACAAGCTAGAGCTGCAGGGATGACGAAGAAAGGGGATTTCTTAGATATACTTCTCGATCAATGTGAAGATGACGGGTCTGGATTTGGTAAAACCATCAAGCCTCTTATGGTG GATTTATTCATTGCCGGGAGTGACACATCGGCCATAACAACAGAATGGGCAATGGCAGAACTCCTTCGAAAACCTGAAGAACTCAACAAAGTACGACAAGAAATTATCCAACAAATAGGCACAGAGAGGACAGTTAAAGAATCAGACATCGACAAACTCCCATATCTTCAAGCAGTTGTAAAAGAAGCCATGAGACTTCATCCAGCAGTTCCATTACTATTAccacacaaagcccaaaacgaCATACAAGTATTAGGCTTCAACGTGCCCAAAGAGAGTCAAGTTTTCGTGAATGCATGGGCAATTGGAAGAGATCCGAAGTCATGGAAAAGGCCACTAGAGTTTCTGCCTCAAAGATTCATAAAATCTAGTGTGGATTATAAAGGTagggattttgagtttattccATTTGGCGCGGGAAGGAGGATTTGTCCAGGAATGCCGCTAGCTATAAGGATGGTGAATTTGATGTTGGCTTCTATTATTCAACCATTTAATTGGAAGTTACCAGATGGAATGGCACCGGAGAAATTGGACATGGAGGAACAATTTGGAGTTAGCTTGAGGAAGGCTATTCCTCTTGTTGCCATTCCTAGTATGGAAGAAAAATAA